From Flavobacterium sp. 102, a single genomic window includes:
- the sprA gene encoding cell surface protein SprA, with protein sequence MKKILLGAILLIGVNAFSQVTPVPTPAQDSTGYNTGRIEIKNPRSIVNSYTYDPITNRYIYSSTFDGFNINYPLILTPKEYQELVLRESMREYFKKKSDAIDGKKEGSEADKKDLLPRYYVNSGFFETIFGGNTIDVKPTGSVEMDLGVRYTKQDNPALSPRNRAQTTFDFDQRISMSLMGKVGTRLNVNANYDTESTFAFQNLIKLEYTPTEDDIIQKIEVGNVSMPLTNSLIRGAQSLFGVKAQLQFGKTTITGVFSEQKSQTRSVTAQGGGTIQDFEIFGLDYDADRHFFLSQYFRNKYDAALVDYPLISSRVQITRIEVWVTNRQNRVSTTNNNLRNIIALQDLGEARLAGFDDDQIVALNQTDINNNFFTVPVPTDDIPSDNSNNKYDPAQISAGTGLLNNNIRDIVTSSAGFNNLVVVDEGTDYSKLENARKLMPNEFTFHPQLGYVSLQQRLANDEVLAVAYQYTIGDQVYQVGEFGTDGVDATVVDQTDPANQTVSSQSLILKMLKSNLTNVDKPIWNLMMKNIYQIPGAFQLQQEDFRLNILYTDPSPINYISPVPGTPFPPTTNPDMLVAETPLIKVFNVDRLNYNNDPQAGGDGFFDFLPGLTIDQQNGRIIFTTVEPFGKLIFDKLKLGTEDYYTESTYNGNQQKYVFKSMYASTQAGALQDAEKNKFQLKGRFKSAGGDGIPIGAYNVPRGSVVVTAGGRLLQEGIDYSVNYQAGRVQILDPSLQASSTPIEVSVENNATFGQQTRRFMGINVEHKFSDKLMLGGTFIKMTERPFTQKSNYGQESVNNTIFGFNANYSTEVPFLTRLANKLPNIDTDVPSNLSVRGEIAFLQPDTPTADQFQGEATVYVDDFEGSQTTIDMRSPLSWNLSSVPKWQAGVDYPDFGSALVGLDYGHKRAQLNWYTIDPTIYVQTPGEIGPDGISLNSTRRIFSRELFPNLELNIGQTTVINTLDLTYYPQERGPYNYNPEALNPSGFSAPEDNFGGITRAINSTNFEQSNVEYIQFWVLDPYFDPTNPSAVANPSNVGQLYFNLGEISEDVLKDERKQYENGLPSNSSSQSLTSTTVWGRVPSSQSLIYAFDVDGANRAAQDVGFDGINDDAERNLAGIGGYSTLDDPAADNYQYFLNATGPTVFQRYKKYNGVEGNSPVGVSENNRGSTTIPDVEDINRDNTMNTVNAYYEYKIDMQPNMQVGQNFITDVRETVVQDLPNGTTTTARWYQFKIPVAQPTTTVGSISDFRSIRFMRMFMTGFTEPVTLRFGALDLVRGEWRRYEQTFQPGDDPAADDTNFDVLAVNIQENASRLPIPYVTPPGVVREELPSGGQQVISQNEQSLSLRVSGDGLEVGDSRAVFKNVNVDMRQFNKLRMFLHAEALPTDASPLLDNQMVAFIRFGNDFTNNFYQVEIPLKVTPATATLADVIWPEVNEINLAMNLLTKMKVRTIGNTGLPLDAEGIYYPDNDPLLPNGDDDDVLKLGIKGNPNFGLVRTLMIGVKNNHTDEVRGEVWFNELRIADMNNKGGMAAVLNVDTNMADFATLSATGRMSTIGFGALEEGPNERSREDVQQYNIVTNFSLGKLLPKKWGINLPFNYAIGEEIITPEYDPFNQDIRLEQLISNTTDAAERNNIRARAIDYTKRTSINFIGVKKERAPEQKQRIYDPENLTLSYSYNEVEKHNYEIENYIDQQVTTSVDYTYAFKPKTIEPFKQNKFFKKSSYWKMLSDFNLNYLPTSISFSSNIIRQYNKQQFRQVDVEGIPIEPLFRRNYMFNYQYGFNYNLTKSLKINFTAASHNIVRSYLDENNVPDNSYTIWTDFWNIGTPNQHNQQIVLNYDLPLNKLPFLAFVKSTYSYTGDYSWQRSSLALSSVTLDGRDYDLGNTIQNAGSHRLNTAFNMETFYKYIGLGKKPATAPAKPAALPKPGEKITNTRPQPAANTNVFLDGLKGVLTSVKNVQINYVQNEGTLLPGFLPSLGFFGSAKPSFGFVFGAQDDVRYEAAKRGWLTVYPDFNQNYTRTITKTLEMTANIDLFPDFKIDLTANRTYADNYSEQYDVTEATGMYNSLSPYNFGNFSISTVMIATSFGKSDENGSAAFDEFRDNRLMIADRLAAQNGTIGLGRYGDSANPIPDQTLEPEKYAFYTANQGYPIGFGKNNQSVLIPSFLAAYTGTSADGVSLGIFRSIPIPNWNMKYSGLMRYKFFKDRFKRFSIQHAYRASYTINSFRSNFDYDQNPGGQYNDYGNFHNKTIVANINLVEQFNPLVRVDFEMKNSFKILAEMKKDRSLSMSFDNNLLTEVQGHEYIIGLGYRFKDVIFSSQLADNPTGIIKSDINVKVDFSYRNNKTIVRYLDYDNNQLGGGQNIWSAKLTADYSFSKNLTAIFFYDHSFSKPVISTSFPLTNIRTGFTMRYNFGN encoded by the coding sequence TTGAAAAAAATCCTTCTGGGAGCGATTTTGCTTATTGGAGTAAATGCATTTTCTCAAGTAACGCCGGTACCAACGCCTGCTCAAGATTCAACAGGGTACAACACCGGAAGAATTGAAATTAAAAATCCGAGGAGTATTGTCAATTCCTATACGTACGATCCGATCACCAATCGGTATATTTATTCAAGTACGTTTGACGGATTTAATATCAATTACCCACTTATTTTAACGCCAAAAGAATACCAAGAATTAGTGCTTCGCGAATCTATGCGTGAGTATTTTAAGAAGAAATCAGATGCGATTGACGGCAAAAAAGAGGGAAGCGAAGCGGATAAAAAAGATTTATTGCCAAGATATTATGTCAATTCAGGCTTTTTTGAAACGATTTTTGGCGGCAATACCATCGATGTAAAACCAACCGGTTCTGTCGAAATGGATTTAGGTGTTCGTTACACCAAACAAGATAATCCGGCACTGTCACCAAGAAACAGAGCGCAAACTACCTTCGATTTCGACCAAAGAATCAGCATGAGTTTGATGGGAAAAGTAGGAACGCGTTTAAACGTAAATGCCAATTACGACACCGAATCGACTTTTGCTTTTCAAAATTTAATCAAATTAGAATACACGCCGACTGAAGACGATATCATTCAGAAAATTGAAGTCGGAAATGTGAGTATGCCGTTGACCAATTCATTAATTCGCGGTGCCCAAAGTTTATTTGGGGTCAAAGCCCAATTGCAATTTGGTAAAACTACGATTACCGGAGTTTTCTCTGAGCAAAAGTCCCAAACGAGATCGGTTACTGCTCAAGGTGGCGGAACCATTCAGGATTTCGAAATTTTTGGGTTGGATTATGATGCGGACAGACACTTTTTCTTGTCGCAATATTTCAGAAATAAGTACGATGCCGCATTGGTGGATTATCCTTTAATCAGTAGTCGAGTTCAAATTACCCGTATTGAAGTTTGGGTAACCAATAGACAAAACCGAGTTAGTACTACCAACAATAACCTAAGAAATATCATCGCGCTTCAAGATTTAGGAGAAGCAAGATTGGCTGGTTTTGATGACGACCAAATTGTAGCACTGAATCAAACTGATATCAACAATAACTTCTTTACAGTGCCTGTTCCGACAGATGATATTCCATCGGATAACAGCAACAACAAGTACGATCCGGCTCAAATTAGTGCGGGAACCGGTTTGTTAAACAATAACATTCGTGACATTGTAACTTCTAGTGCAGGATTCAATAACTTAGTTGTGGTTGATGAAGGAACAGATTATTCTAAGTTGGAAAACGCCCGAAAGTTGATGCCGAATGAGTTTACTTTTCACCCGCAATTAGGATATGTATCTTTGCAACAACGATTGGCTAACGATGAAGTTTTAGCAGTAGCTTACCAATATACCATTGGGGATCAAGTTTATCAAGTAGGGGAATTTGGAACAGATGGTGTTGATGCCACTGTAGTAGATCAAACCGATCCGGCAAATCAAACCGTGTCTTCCCAAAGTTTGATTTTGAAAATGCTGAAAAGTAATTTGACTAATGTTGATAAACCAATTTGGAACTTGATGATGAAAAACATCTACCAAATTCCGGGCGCCTTTCAATTGCAACAAGAAGATTTCAGGTTAAATATTTTATATACTGATCCGTCACCGATAAACTATATATCGCCGGTACCGGGAACTCCTTTCCCACCAACAACCAATCCGGATATGTTAGTGGCCGAAACACCATTGATAAAAGTATTTAATGTAGACCGATTGAACTACAACAATGACCCGCAAGCCGGAGGAGATGGTTTCTTCGATTTCTTGCCGGGACTAACGATTGACCAACAAAACGGACGCATTATATTCACTACAGTAGAACCTTTTGGTAAATTAATTTTTGATAAATTAAAATTGGGAACTGAAGATTATTATACCGAAAGTACTTATAATGGGAATCAGCAAAAATATGTTTTCAAAAGCATGTATGCCAGTACACAAGCCGGTGCTTTGCAAGATGCAGAAAAGAATAAGTTCCAATTAAAAGGAAGATTTAAATCCGCCGGTGGCGATGGAATTCCAATCGGTGCCTATAATGTGCCAAGAGGTTCGGTGGTAGTTACTGCCGGAGGAAGATTGCTGCAAGAAGGAATCGACTATAGTGTGAATTACCAAGCCGGTAGAGTTCAAATTTTAGATCCTTCGCTACAAGCTTCTAGTACACCAATTGAAGTTTCGGTGGAGAACAATGCTACTTTTGGGCAACAAACCAGAAGATTCATGGGGATAAATGTGGAGCACAAATTTTCTGATAAGTTGATGTTAGGTGGTACATTCATCAAAATGACCGAAAGACCCTTTACCCAAAAATCAAATTACGGACAAGAGTCGGTAAACAATACCATTTTTGGTTTTAACGCCAACTATTCTACTGAAGTCCCATTTTTAACACGTTTAGCCAACAAGTTGCCAAATATTGATACAGATGTTCCTTCTAATTTATCCGTTAGAGGTGAAATTGCCTTTTTGCAACCCGATACGCCAACAGCCGATCAGTTTCAAGGTGAAGCTACCGTTTATGTAGATGATTTTGAAGGCTCTCAAACCACTATTGATATGCGTTCTCCATTGTCATGGAATTTATCCAGTGTTCCAAAATGGCAAGCAGGAGTGGATTATCCTGATTTTGGTTCCGCTTTAGTCGGTTTAGATTATGGTCATAAAAGAGCTCAATTAAATTGGTACACTATTGACCCAACTATTTATGTGCAAACACCAGGAGAAATTGGTCCGGACGGAATTTCCTTAAATAGTACTCGTAGAATCTTCAGCCGAGAGTTGTTTCCGAATTTGGAACTTAACATTGGCCAGACCACAGTAATCAACACTTTAGATTTAACGTATTATCCGCAAGAAAGAGGACCGTATAATTATAATCCGGAAGCACTGAATCCATCAGGTTTTTCAGCTCCTGAAGATAATTTCGGTGGAATTACAAGAGCAATTAATTCTACCAATTTCGAACAAAGTAATGTGGAGTATATCCAGTTTTGGGTATTAGATCCTTATTTTGACCCTACGAATCCTTCTGCTGTAGCGAATCCTTCTAACGTAGGACAATTGTATTTCAACTTAGGAGAAATCTCAGAAGATGTTTTGAAAGACGAACGCAAACAATATGAAAACGGTTTGCCTTCAAATAGTAGTTCTCAATCGCTAACCAGTACAACCGTTTGGGGAAGAGTTCCTTCATCTCAATCGCTTATTTATGCTTTTGATGTGGATGGTGCTAATAGGGCGGCGCAGGATGTTGGTTTTGACGGAATCAACGATGACGCGGAGAGAAACTTAGCGGGCATAGGCGGTTATTCTACTTTAGATGACCCGGCGGCGGATAATTATCAATACTTTTTAAATGCAACCGGTCCGACGGTTTTTCAACGCTACAAGAAATATAATGGTGTAGAAGGCAATTCACCTGTTGGAGTGTCTGAAAACAATAGAGGTTCAACAACCATTCCCGATGTTGAAGACATCAACCGTGACAATACCATGAATACGGTGAACGCTTATTATGAGTATAAAATTGACATGCAGCCTAACATGCAAGTAGGTCAAAACTTTATTACAGATGTAAGAGAAACAGTGGTGCAGGATTTGCCAAATGGAACGACAACCACTGCTCGTTGGTACCAATTTAAAATTCCGGTAGCCCAACCTACTACTACAGTCGGTAGCATTTCAGATTTCCGCTCTATCCGTTTTATGAGAATGTTCATGACCGGATTTACAGAACCGGTTACGTTGCGTTTCGGAGCTTTAGACTTAGTTCGTGGCGAATGGAGAAGATATGAACAAACCTTCCAACCGGGAGATGATCCTGCTGCTGATGATACTAACTTTGATGTTTTAGCAGTAAATATTCAGGAAAATGCTTCAAGATTGCCAATTCCTTATGTAACACCTCCTGGCGTTGTTCGTGAAGAATTGCCAAGTGGTGGACAACAAGTCATCAGTCAAAATGAGCAATCGTTGTCGTTGAGAGTATCCGGAGATGGTTTGGAAGTGGGTGATTCAAGAGCCGTATTCAAAAACGTAAATGTAGATATGCGTCAGTTCAACAAACTGAGAATGTTTTTACACGCAGAAGCTTTACCAACGGATGCTTCACCACTTTTAGACAATCAAATGGTAGCGTTTATTCGTTTCGGAAATGACTTTACCAATAACTTTTACCAAGTGGAAATTCCATTAAAAGTGACGCCTGCAACAGCAACCCTAGCAGATGTTATTTGGCCGGAAGTAAACGAAATCAATTTGGCGATGAACTTATTGACCAAGATGAAAGTGCGAACGATAGGAAACACAGGATTGCCTTTAGATGCTGAAGGTATTTATTATCCTGATAATGATCCGCTGTTACCAAATGGGGATGATGATGATGTATTAAAATTAGGAATAAAAGGAAATCCAAACTTTGGTTTGGTAAGAACTTTAATGATTGGGGTTAAAAACAATCATACCGATGAAGTTCGAGGAGAAGTTTGGTTCAACGAATTGCGTATTGCCGATATGAACAATAAAGGTGGAATGGCAGCTGTTTTAAATGTTGATACCAACATGGCCGACTTTGCGACTCTTTCTGCTACGGGTAGAATGAGTACGATTGGTTTTGGTGCTTTGGAAGAAGGACCAAACGAAAGAAGCAGAGAAGATGTGCAACAATATAATATTGTAACCAACTTTAGCTTAGGTAAATTATTGCCTAAAAAATGGGGAATTAATTTGCCATTCAATTATGCTATCGGAGAAGAAATTATCACGCCGGAGTACGATCCGTTTAATCAAGATATCAGATTAGAGCAATTGATCAGTAATACTACTGATGCTGCGGAAAGAAACAATATTAGAGCGCGCGCTATTGATTATACCAAAAGAACAAGCATCAACTTTATTGGGGTAAAAAAAGAAAGAGCACCGGAACAAAAACAACGCATTTATGATCCGGAGAATTTAACGCTTTCTTATTCGTATAATGAAGTGGAAAAACACAATTACGAAATCGAAAATTACATCGACCAACAAGTGACTACTTCGGTTGATTATACTTATGCGTTCAAGCCAAAAACGATCGAGCCTTTCAAGCAAAACAAGTTTTTCAAGAAAAGCAGTTATTGGAAAATGTTGAGTGATTTCAACTTGAATTATCTTCCGACCAGTATATCTTTTAGCTCTAATATTATCAGACAATACAACAAACAACAGTTTAGACAAGTTGATGTGGAAGGAATTCCTATAGAGCCTTTATTTAGAAGAAACTATATGTTCAATTACCAATATGGTTTCAACTACAATTTGACCAAATCGTTAAAAATTAATTTTACAGCGGCATCTCATAATATTGTTCGTTCTTACTTGGATGAAAATAACGTTCCGGATAACAGCTATACGATTTGGACAGATTTCTGGAACATTGGAACGCCAAACCAACACAACCAGCAAATTGTACTCAATTATGATTTGCCTCTGAACAAATTGCCATTCTTAGCCTTTGTGAAGTCTACTTATTCTTATACCGGGGATTACAGTTGGCAGCGTTCTTCTTTGGCATTGTCATCAGTTACATTAGATGGTAGAGATTACGACTTAGGAAATACGATTCAAAATGCAGGTTCGCACCGATTGAATACGGCATTCAATATGGAGACGTTCTATAAATATATCGGATTGGGTAAAAAACCTGCAACTGCTCCTGCAAAACCGGCTGCGTTGCCAAAACCGGGAGAAAAAATTACCAACACCAGACCACAACCTGCGGCTAATACCAATGTCTTTTTAGACGGCTTGAAAGGGGTGTTGACTAGTGTGAAAAATGTCCAAATTAACTATGTTCAAAATGAAGGAACACTGCTTCCCGGATTTTTACCAAGTTTAGGTTTCTTTGGTTCGGCTAAACCTTCGTTCGGATTTGTTTTCGGAGCGCAAGATGACGTTCGATACGAAGCGGCGAAAAGAGGTTGGTTAACCGTTTATCCTGATTTCAACCAAAACTATACGCGAACCATTACCAAAACCTTGGAAATGACAGCTAATATAGATTTGTTCCCGGATTTTAAAATCGATTTGACCGCCAACAGAACTTATGCTGATAATTATTCAGAACAATATGATGTTACGGAAGCTACCGGAATGTACAATTCACTTTCACCATACAATTTTGGAAATTTCTCCATCTCAACGGTAATGATTGCGACTTCATTTGGTAAAAGCGATGAAAATGGTTCAGCGGCGTTTGATGAGTTTAGAGATAATCGTTTGATGATTGCAGACAGATTAGCAGCACAAAATGGCACTATTGGTTTGGGACGATATGGTGATAGTGCCAATCCAATTCCTGATCAGACTTTAGAACCAGAAAAATATGCGTTTTATACTGCTAATCAAGGATATCCTATAGGATTTGGAAAAAACAACCAATCGGTTTTGATTCCATCTTTCTTAGCGGCTTATACCGGTACATCAGCTGATGGGGTTTCTTTGGGTATTTTCCGCAGTATACCTATTCCGAACTGGAACATGAAATACAGTGGTTTGATGCGCTATAAATTTTTCAAAGACCGATTCAAAAGATTCTCTATCCAACATGCTTATAGGGCTTCGTATACGATTAACTCTTTCCGTTCTAATTTTGATTATGATCAAAATCCTGGCGGTCAGTACAATGATTACGGTAATTTTCATAACAAAACAATTGTCGCCAACATCAACTTGGTGGAACAATTCAATCCTTTGGTAAGGGTTGATTTTGAAATGAAAAACTCTTTCAAAATTTTGGCCGAAATGAAAAAAGACCGAAGTCTATCCATGAGTTTTGACAACAATTTGTTGACCGAAGTACAAGGACACGAATACATCATAGGATTAGGTTACCGATTCAAAGACGTTATTTTCTCGTCACAATTGGCTGACAATCCAACCGGTATTATTAAAAGCGATATCAATGTCAAAGTGGATTTCTCCTATAGAAATAACAAAACGATTGTTCGTTACTTAGATTATGACAACAACCAATTAGGTGGTGGACAAAATATTTGGTCAGCCAAATTAACCGCGGATTATTCGTTTAGTAAAAACCTAACGGCGATTTTCTTCTATGATCATTCATTCTCTAAACCGGTGATTTCAACCTCATTCCCGTTGACCAACATCAGAACCGGATTTACGATGCGTTATAATTTCGGAAATTAA
- the ruvA gene encoding Holliday junction branch migration protein RuvA, with product MIAHIQGKLVEKTPTEVVIDCNGVGYHVNISLHTFSLLPNTDFIKLFTHLQIKEDAHSLFGFVEKSERELFKLLLSVSGIGASIARTMLSSLDPKQIIQAIGSGDVGTIQSIKGIGSKTAQRVILDLKEKVLKIYNLDEISVSQHNINREESLSALEVLGYVRKNAEKVVDKIIKENPEATVETIIKQALKNL from the coding sequence ATGATTGCACATATTCAAGGGAAATTAGTAGAAAAAACACCAACAGAAGTCGTAATCGACTGCAATGGAGTGGGTTATCATGTTAATATTTCTTTGCATACTTTTTCATTACTTCCCAATACCGATTTCATCAAATTATTTACCCATCTGCAAATCAAAGAAGATGCTCATTCTTTGTTTGGTTTTGTCGAAAAATCTGAAAGAGAACTCTTTAAATTATTGTTGTCCGTATCGGGAATTGGAGCCAGTATTGCCAGAACAATGTTGTCATCATTAGACCCAAAACAAATTATACAGGCCATAGGAAGTGGTGACGTCGGAACAATACAATCCATCAAGGGAATTGGAAGCAAAACAGCCCAAAGAGTTATCTTGGATTTAAAAGAAAAAGTGTTAAAAATCTACAACTTAGACGAAATTTCAGTATCACAACACAATATTAACAGAGAAGAGTCGTTATCTGCTTTGGAGGTTTTGGGTTATGTTAGGAAAAATGCAGAAAAAGTGGTGGATAAAATCATCAAAGAAAATCCTGAAGCCACAGTAGAAACGATAATCAAACAAGCATTAAAAAATTTATAA
- a CDS encoding NADP-dependent malic enzyme, giving the protein MNKYSKRREALLYHAKPTPGKIQVVPTKKYATQRDLSLAYSPGVAEPCLEIAKDVNNVYKYTAKGNLVAVITNGTAVLGLGDIGPEASKPVMEGKALLFKIFAGIDVFDIEVGTKDIDAFIETVKNIAPTFGGINLEDIKAPESFEIERRLVEELNIPVMHDDQHGTAIISSAALLNALEIAKKKTTEVKIVVSGAGSAALACANLYILLGVKAENIIMFDKDGVLSSERSDLSDLQKRYAHGKAGTTLAEALVGADVFLGLSAGNIMSAEMLLGMAKNPIVFAMANPIPEIDYDLAVATRKDIIMATGRSDHPNQVNNVLGFPYIFRGALDVRATKINEEMKMAAVHALADLAKEPVPEQVNIAYGETRLNFGKEYIIPKPFDPRLITQVAPAVAKAAMNSGVALHPITDWEKYEEELLERLGSDNKMVRLLTNRAKTDPKRVVFAEADHLDVLKAAQIAYEEGIAHPILLGNKELILELKEELGFDAEVPIFDPKTKEEDQRRMKYADIFWQSRQRRGISLLDAQKWMRERNYFAAMMVNEGDADAMVSGYSRSYPSTVKPLMQLIGKAPGITLIATTNMMMTNRGPMFLSDTAINPNPTADELAKIALMTAKTVRMFGMEPVIAMVSFSNFGSSSYESATKVREAVAYLHKYYPDLVVDGEIQTDFALNPEMLKNKFPFSKLAGKKVNTLVFPNLEAANINYKLLKELYKVDSIGPIMLGMEKAVHIFQLGASVEEMVNMVAVSVVDAQEKEKRKKMTSK; this is encoded by the coding sequence ATGAATAAATACAGTAAGCGAAGAGAAGCACTTTTATACCACGCCAAACCTACGCCAGGGAAAATCCAAGTAGTGCCGACCAAAAAATATGCGACGCAAAGAGACTTGTCTCTCGCCTATTCTCCGGGTGTTGCTGAACCTTGTTTAGAAATTGCCAAAGACGTTAACAACGTTTATAAATATACCGCCAAAGGAAATTTAGTAGCCGTAATCACCAATGGAACTGCCGTTTTAGGATTAGGAGATATCGGTCCCGAAGCTTCAAAACCTGTAATGGAAGGAAAAGCTTTGCTCTTTAAGATTTTTGCCGGAATTGATGTTTTCGACATCGAAGTCGGAACTAAAGACATCGATGCGTTTATCGAAACCGTTAAAAATATTGCGCCAACTTTCGGTGGAATCAACTTAGAAGACATCAAAGCGCCGGAGTCATTCGAAATCGAAAGACGTTTGGTCGAAGAATTGAATATTCCCGTAATGCATGATGACCAACACGGAACGGCAATTATCTCGTCAGCCGCGTTGTTGAATGCTTTAGAAATTGCCAAAAAGAAAACTACCGAAGTTAAAATCGTAGTTTCCGGAGCCGGTTCTGCGGCTTTGGCTTGTGCCAATTTGTATATTTTATTAGGCGTAAAAGCTGAAAATATTATCATGTTCGATAAAGACGGTGTGCTTTCTTCAGAGCGCAGTGATTTGTCCGATTTGCAAAAAAGATACGCACATGGAAAAGCAGGAACGACTTTGGCGGAAGCTTTAGTTGGTGCCGATGTTTTCCTCGGATTATCAGCCGGAAATATCATGTCAGCGGAAATGCTTTTGGGCATGGCCAAAAATCCAATTGTATTCGCTATGGCCAATCCGATTCCGGAGATTGACTACGATTTGGCCGTTGCCACACGAAAAGATATCATCATGGCAACCGGTCGTTCCGATCATCCTAATCAGGTGAATAACGTATTGGGTTTTCCTTATATTTTTCGTGGCGCTTTAGATGTTAGAGCGACGAAAATTAATGAAGAAATGAAAATGGCGGCGGTTCATGCTTTAGCTGATTTGGCAAAAGAACCCGTGCCTGAACAAGTAAATATCGCTTATGGCGAAACCCGTTTGAATTTTGGAAAAGAGTATATCATTCCAAAACCATTTGACCCGAGACTAATCACACAAGTAGCGCCGGCTGTGGCCAAAGCCGCCATGAATTCAGGTGTGGCGTTGCATCCGATTACGGATTGGGAAAAATATGAAGAAGAATTGTTAGAACGTTTAGGTTCCGATAATAAAATGGTTCGTTTGTTGACCAATAGAGCCAAGACCGATCCAAAACGCGTAGTTTTTGCGGAAGCAGATCATTTAGACGTATTGAAAGCAGCCCAAATTGCTTACGAAGAAGGTATCGCTCATCCCATTTTATTAGGAAACAAAGAATTGATTTTAGAACTTAAAGAAGAATTAGGTTTCGATGCCGAAGTGCCTATTTTTGATCCTAAAACCAAAGAAGAAGACCAACGCAGAATGAAGTATGCCGACATCTTTTGGCAGTCAAGGCAACGTCGTGGGATTTCATTATTGGATGCCCAAAAATGGATGCGCGAGCGTAATTATTTTGCCGCTATGATGGTTAATGAAGGCGATGCTGATGCGATGGTTTCGGGTTATTCAAGAAGTTATCCGTCAACGGTGAAACCTTTGATGCAATTAATTGGGAAAGCACCGGGAATTACCTTGATTGCCACAACTAATATGATGATGACCAATCGTGGACCGATGTTTTTGTCAGACACGGCAATCAATCCAAATCCTACAGCAGATGAATTAGCTAAAATTGCATTGATGACGGCAAAAACCGTTAGAATGTTCGGAATGGAACCGGTAATTGCGATGGTTTCGTTTTCGAATTTTGGTTCGTCATCCTATGAAAGTGCTACCAAAGTTAGAGAAGCAGTAGCTTATTTGCATAAGTATTATCCTGATTTAGTTGTGGATGGAGAAATCCAAACCGACTTTGCGCTGAATCCTGAAATGTTGAAAAATAAATTTCCTTTCTCTAAATTGGCAGGTAAAAAAGTCAATACTTTGGTATTCCCAAATTTGGAAGCAGCAAATATCAATTACAAACTTTTGAAAGAGTTGTACAAAGTAGATTCTATCGGACCAATTATGTTAGGTATGGAAAAAGCCGTACACATTTTCCAATTAGGCGCCAGCGTAGAAGAAATGGTCAATATGGTGGCTGTGTCAGTAGTTGATGCGCAAGAAAAAGAGAAGAGAAAAAAGATGACGTCTAAATAG
- the queG gene encoding tRNA epoxyqueuosine(34) reductase QueG, whose product MINNKEKYTQFIKAEAKRLGFLSCGISKAGFLEEEAPRLEHWLKQNCHGEMSYMEEHFDKRLNPTLLVSDSKSVISMLINYFPSEEQNQDSYKISKYAYGKDYHNVIKKKVVKLLKSIKREIGDVNGRAFVDIAPIMDKAWAAKSGLGWIGKNSNLLTRQVGSFYFIAQLVIDLDLEYDHATTDHCGSCTACIDACPTQAIVAPYVVDGSKCISYFTIELKENIPQEMKGKLDDWMFGCDVCQDVCPWNKFSKPHSEPLFSPYPELLSYTKKDWEEITEETFKAVFTNSPLKRTQWEGLKRNIDFLK is encoded by the coding sequence TTGATCAACAATAAAGAAAAATATACGCAATTCATCAAAGCCGAAGCCAAACGCCTCGGTTTTTTGTCTTGTGGGATTTCCAAAGCAGGATTTTTAGAAGAAGAAGCGCCTCGATTGGAGCATTGGCTCAAACAAAATTGTCATGGAGAAATGTCTTATATGGAAGAACATTTTGACAAACGTTTGAACCCAACTTTGTTGGTCAGCGATTCTAAAAGTGTCATTTCGATGTTAATTAATTATTTTCCTTCTGAAGAGCAAAATCAAGACAGTTATAAGATTTCAAAATATGCTTATGGTAAAGACTATCACAATGTCATTAAGAAGAAAGTGGTAAAATTATTAAAGTCAATCAAAAGAGAAATCGGAGACGTAAACGGGCGCGCTTTTGTTGATATTGCACCTATAATGGACAAAGCCTGGGCTGCCAAAAGCGGTTTAGGTTGGATTGGTAAAAACAGTAATTTGCTAACACGTCAAGTAGGTTCTTTTTATTTTATCGCCCAATTGGTGATTGATTTAGATTTAGAATATGACCATGCTACAACAGACCATTGTGGCTCTTGTACCGCTTGTATTGATGCTTGTCCAACGCAAGCTATAGTGGCACCTTATGTTGTGGATGGAAGCAAATGTATTTCTTATTTCACCATTGAACTCAAAGAAAATATTCCTCAGGAAATGAAAGGCAAACTAGACGACTGGATGTTTGGCTGTGATGTCTGCCAAGACGTTTGCCCATGGAATAAATTTTCCAAGCCACATAGCGAACCCTTGTTTTCTCCTTATCCTGAACTTCTATCTTATACCAAAAAGGACTGGGAAGAAATCACAGAAGAAACTTTTAAAGCAGTTTTTACCAATTCTCCATTAAAGCGAACTCAATGGGAAGGATTGAAACGAAATATTGATTTTTTGAAGTAA